A window of Fusarium musae strain F31 chromosome 1, whole genome shotgun sequence genomic DNA:
CCCGATCACCAACTTAAGCGACACCGTCCCCAAGATCTCAGTAATCCATGATCATATTTAGAAGAGCCAGAGACACTATGCCGTACATGCTGAGGCCTCTTGAGGATCTGTCTCTGTTCGATCTGACATGGCCCAAGCAAGACCTTGGAATTGACAGTCCATTACTCAACATCAGCCGCTACAAAACCAACTTCAATCATAAAATACGACAAAGCGAACTTCAAAATCATCCCAAGTCACTGCCATCCATTCAAAACTGTATCATCCCGCTGAATCCCTGCCGCCTTCAAACCATAGCTCCACAACGCTTTCCTCTTGGCGTCATCTTTTGCTTCCCTCCCAATCTCATGTTCATCTGTACCATTCAGATACAGCAGCTCACCCGTCGGGGCCTCAGTTTCAAAGGCGAGCCGAATTGCGTCTTCAGCACTCTTCCACAGTGGGCGGAAATTTCCGTTGGGTTTGAATCTGGCCTGAAGAGATATGACTGGGGCCaggatcttgaggaagtGAGACATGACAAAACTGCCCCGTCGATGTAGATCTGAGCCCATGGCACCGGGATCAAGACCGGCCACAACGATATTAGATAGTTGTGGATCCTGGACGAGACGACAAGCGAGTTCGTGCCTACAATCGTCAGATGCTAACTCGGTCAAAAAGCTTGGTGCACTTACATGAGCATCACCGCACATAGCTTGCTCGCCCCATATCGTCGATATCCCGTCAGCCATCCTCCCCCAGAATCTGGTCTGCTCCATGTTCCCTTGGCGAGCTCCTCCGGGCCAGGGAAGAGACTGTCGTACCCAGTGTAACACTTGATATTTGTGTTGTTTCGCTCATCGTTGATACTGCAGACAATCAGCGAATGCCATGTTGCTTGTATGGCACGGCTTACTCATGAGACCAGCTTCCTATCAGAAGGATCctacctttttctttatccATGCTctgaagcaggagaagaGTCAGCAGTTGATTGGCCAGGAAATTAACTTGCCAAGTCATCTCGTATCCATCATCTGATATGTTCTGTTTTTGATAAGTATAATGCATCTTTGACTGTTTGGTTCGAACTCACAATCTCTTCATGGTCTTGGTATCCAGCGTTGAGAATAAGTGCTCTGATGGGAGGCAAGTCTCCAGCAGCAACCCCACGGTTGATCCTGGTTGCCATCGTTCTGACACTCGCCAATGAGCTGAGGTCCAAGTCAACGACATCATGTCTATGACCCTCTGAAGCTGACTTCAGAACCTGTTGGAGTCGAGTTGCCGTTGCTGTACTTCTGACAGTATAGACACCGGCGTAGTTGCTGGCCAGATGTGGTTTGCCCAGAATATTGGTCACAATGGCTGACCCGAGCCCTCCATTGGCCCCAGTGATCAGAATAGTACCTTGAGAAGACGACATATTCATAAGCTTCTAAATTTGAATGTAAGATAAATACAGAATTTGATTTATCTGTGTTGCGCGGACTTGTTGCACTTATACGATTGACCCTCGGAGTTAACTCTAGTACTCCTAGATTATGTGTGACCCCACTTTTATTAGTGATTACTGACATTTTAGGTGTTTTCTTCACCAAAGATCGAGACTAATCTTAACACGCCTGGCTGATATAAGCCAGCTTGTGACAGTTCGTTACTGGAGAAACCTCAACTAAGCCGTCTGGTTGTGTCACTGTTTTTGGATGTGAGATGCCCTTGACGACTAGCTACCGCATATCTTTCAGTATTGGTACGGTGATCATAAACTACAGCCGTCGTTATCGGGTTCGAGATGGCATATTCTAATGACATGGTAATGGATCATGCAGATTGCTTGATATCTTCACCGAACATGTATGGCTGTCTTCTGAATATGTACAGGTCGCATGTCCATTTGAGCCTTtgagatataatatttagcATCAAGGGATTGACTGTTATGTAATTGCTTTCTCCTTAATAATATGTACACTGGAAAACTATGACTGACCAGGTGCCTTGAGCATCACGTACTGCTGAACTTGGTCTGTTTAGTGGAATAACTCTACGGCGTCAAAGATGAAGTTGGGACTCAGGAAGTCAGCACCAGAGCTACCAGAGATGACCTCGATAGTAATGGTATTGGTGCCAGCCTTGAGGGTGCCAGCAGGAATAACAGCATCGTATACCTCACCGAATCCACGGTAAGCTCCCCGCGTGACACCCCGAGAGTCAATCTTGACAGGAGCATCGAaggccttcttgaagctaCCAACGGTGACCTGAGGGCGACCACTTGCAAATGAAAGAGTGGTACCAATACGAAGAGTTGCTTGGGTGGAGATGGCGGAGGGAAGATTAAACTTGATAGTAACTGGGTTGTTGACAGACTTGAAGATAGCCATGGGAAAGTCACCAACAGAGCTGGAGCCTACAGTGTAGGTGAGAGGACCCCAGCTGGCCATGCGCTTGTCACTAGGATGCATGCGAAGCTGGTTGGCAGCGTTGCGGAAACCCTTGGGCTGGCCATCCCAATCGCCAATACGAAAGACAGATGTGTGCTTTCCTGTGGTAATGTCGGAGTTGGCGGCgatagaagaagaagcggtACTGCCAGCAGAGACGCCCACGCTCTTAGAGGCAACCTTGAGCTCACCCTGGTAGAGAACTTGAGTGTAAGTTCCCGGTACCATGAATGGAGATGTAAAGGCGCCGTTGGAAGAGGTGTAGGCCCAGTACTGAAAGTCATTGTTGAACCAATGCACAACACCCTGAAAGCCAGACTGAACACCAGTGGCGGTGCCACTCACTCGGCCGCGGGAGGAATCGGCGGTGTAGTTAGGGATGGAAAGATCTTTGAAGAAGGACATGTCAATATCCTGGGCTTTTGGAACACCAGATCGTGAGAAGGACAAAGCGTAAGGGCCATGGAAGCCCTGGCGGAACTCCTCAGTCTTGGCATGACCGGAGTTCATATAGAAGGTCAGGGCACTGAAATCaccgttgttgttgctgttgatgtcaCGGAAGAAGGGGCCGCCCGAGCTTTTCTCGTAGGAGCGCGAGGCGTGAGTGACCATGCATGCGTGCACATCCTTGGCACTACTCTGAAAGCACCAGACATCGTTGTCGATGAAGCGCTGGGACGAGTAGAATTTGGAACGAGTCTGGCCGTTGACATTGAAGACGTCAGAGCCCTCAACCGCGGAGCCGCCTGAGGTATTGGAGAC
This region includes:
- a CDS encoding hypothetical protein (EggNog:ENOG41), translated to MSSSQGTILITGANGGLGSAIVTNILGKPHLASNYAGVYTVRSTATATRLQQVLKSASEGHRHDVVDLDLSSLASVRTMATRINRGVAAGDLPPIRALILNAGYQDHEEINISDDGYEMTWQVNFLANQLLTLLLLQSMDKEKGRILLIGSWSHDINDERNNTNIKCYTGYDSLFPGPEELAKGTWSRPDSGGGWLTGYRRYGASKLCAVMLMHELACRLVQDPQLSNIVVAGLDPGAMGSDLHRRGSFVMSHFLKILAPVISLQARFKPNGNFRPLWKSAEDAIRLAFETEAPTGELLYLNGTDEHEIGREAKDDAKRKALWSYGLKAAGIQRDDTVLNGWQ
- a CDS encoding hypothetical protein (CAZy:PL4); translated protein: MVSFRYLGALASAAPALAAFGVTTSGNNLVVDTGNSNGFSVTVSKSDCSINSIKFRGAEYQYKSQTSHIASGLGSSNVQSTVLNNKYIKITCTTKSGDFDLTHYYVVQNGQSMVYMATDTKSQPAIGELRYITRLDRSQLPNEIPFGEVSNTSGGSAVEGSDVFNVNGQTRSKFYSSQRFIDNDVWCFQSSAKDVHACMVTHASRSYEKSSGGPFFRDINSNNNGDFSALTFYMNSGHAKTEEFRQGFHGPYALSFSRSGVPKAQDIDMSFFKDLSIPNYTADSSRGRVSGTATGVQSGFQGVVHWFNNDFQYWAYTSSNGAFTSPFMVPGTYTQVLYQGELKVASKSVGVSAGSTASSSIAANSDITTGKHTSVFRIGDWDGQPKGFRNAANQLRMHPSDKRMASWGPLTYTVGSSSVGDFPMAIFKSVNNPVTIKFNLPSAISTQATLRIGTTLSFASGRPQVTVGSFKKAFDAPVKIDSRGVTRGAYRGFGEVYDAVIPAGTLKAGTNTITIEVISGSSGADFLSPNFIFDAVELFH